The DNA region GAAGCACCGCGCAGGCGTGGATAAACAAAGAGACGCTACAAAGCAATCCTGTGCTGAATAAATTCCTGGTCGATGACGCAAACAATCAGGCACATAAAGAATTCTATGAAAAGAAATACGCACCGGCATACAGAAAATGGCGGGAAGATGTTATCAAGGCTGTCGCGGAACATAAGCCGGCACCAAAACAGCCGATACTGCCGAACGAAATAAGGGTAAAGTACCGCCCCTGCCTTGTCTATAACGCGATGATTCATCCCATTATTCCGTTCGCTATAAAAGGCGTTGTCTGGTATCAAGGCGAATCAAATCGCGAAAGCGGAAATGTCTATGACAAATTATTCCAAACACTGATTACAAGCTGGCGGAGTGAATGGAGTCAAGGAGATTTCCCGTTCTATTATGTACAACTGCCGGCTTACGGCAAAGTCGACCCCAATAACGCCAAGTGGATTTTAATCCGCCAGGCACAATTAAAAACTCTCGATGTGGTGCCGAATACCGGAATGGCAGTAACGATGGATGTCGGCGAAGCAAACGATATTCACCCGAAAAATAAAAAACCTGTCGGCCAGCGGCTGGCTCTGTGGGCACTGGCGAAAACTTATGGCTTTAAAAATATCGTGTATTCAGGGCCTCTGTACAAAGATATGAAAATTGAAGGCGACAAGATAAGAATTTCTTTCAAATATGCCGAGTCGGGACTTAAAATTCCGAATGACGAACCGCTTAAGGGATTTGTAATTGCCGGCGAGGATAACAAATTTGTCACCGCAAACGCGAAAATCGAAAACGACAGCGTTATCGTCTGGTCGGAACAAATTGAAAATCCAAAAAATGTTCGATACGGCTGGGCAGATTGGATAGAATGCAATCTTTATAATAAAAATGATTTACCGGCATCACCCTTTATAACTGATAATAATAATATGGAAAGCGATACAATGAACTCGATTTACAAAATCAAAAGAACAAATACAGCAAATCTGAAAGACATTCAATGGCAGCAGGCAAATACTCTTGAGCTGAAAAACTATATGGGCGATAAGCCCGAACATTTCCCAAAAGTTCAGGCGAAACTGCTCTACGATGATAAGAATATTTATGTTTTCTTTACAGTTGAAGACCAATATGTTCGCGCAGTCGCAAAAAAAACACATGGTATGGTTTACAGTGATAGCTGCGTTGAGTTTTTCTTTACGCCGAGCGAAAATATCGCTGACGGCTATTTCAATCTTGAAACCAACTGCGGCGGAACACTGTTGATGCATCATCAGGCCGCAAGAGACACGAACAAAAGAATAATCGCTGAAAAAGACTGCGAAAAAATTAAGATGCTACCGTCGATGCCTAAAATCGTCGAGCCTGAAATTAAAGAGCCGACAACGTGGACGCTGCAATATGCCCTGCCTTTGGAAATGCTTGAAAAATACGCAAAAATCTGCAAACCAACAGCGGGCGTTAAATGGCGTGCTAATTTTTATAAATGCGCAGACCAGACCTCACATCCGCACTGGCTGACATGGTCGAAAGTTGAACTGCCGAAACCTGATTTCCATCGGCCTGAATTCTTTGGCACGATAGTGTTCGAATAAATTAAAGATTCTTTTTCGCAAACTCGAGCGACGCGGCCTCAAGCAGTTTTCTGCCGTTTGTAATGGCGTACTCAAGAGTCATTCCGTCTTTTCGACAGCCGATTGCTGTTTCGATGCCGTGCTTTTGGTATTCATTTTTTTTCAGCAGAACTGAACCGGCGATAACAGCGATTTTGGTTTTTGTGCTTTTGGCGATATTCATAATGCCGGAAACGACTTTGCCTTTTAAGGACTGATGGTCAAAACAGCCTTCACCGGTGATAATCCAATCCGCGTCGGCCATTTCTTTTTCTAATTGTATTTCCTTAATTATTGTATCAACGCCTGAAACAAGTTTGGCATTCATAAAGGCCATCGCGCCAGCCGCCAAGCCGCCTGCTGCGCCTGTGCCTGGAATGTTTTTAATATCCGTATCTGTCGCTTTTTTTATAATGTTCGCGATATTCAGCATACCGCGTTCGAGTTCTTCCACCATTTCAGGCGTTGCGCCTTTTTGCGGGCCGAAAATTCTTGCCGCGCCGTTATTGCCGCAAAGAGGATTCTTAACATCGCACAAAACTTCTATCGGAGGCAGTTTCAGCGATTGCGGTTTAATAATTTTTCTTACCTGCTGTAACGCCTTGCCGCCGAAGCCAACAGATTCATTATTTGAATCGAGAAATTCCCAGCCCAAAGCCATCGCGGCGCCAATGCCGCAGTCAACTGTCGCGCTTCCGCCGACAGCGAGCAAAATCTTTTGCGCACCAAACTCGGCGGCGGCTTTAATTAATTGGCCTGTTCCGAAAGTGGTTGCCAAAAGAGGATTAAGCTGTTGAGGCGTTAAAAGCTCGATACCACTGGCGGTCGCCATTTCGACAAGAGCTTCTTTTTGCTTATCGAACCAGGCGAACCCCGCGTCAACTTCCATGTTCGCAAGCGGCCCGGTTACTTTTTTTTCTATCCATCTGCCGCCTCTTGCGGCAAGCATAGCTTTCGCTGTTCCTTCGCCGCCGTCAGCCATCGGCTTTAATACCGTTTTCACGGCCTGGTACTCTGAAACGATAGCGTCAGAAACAGTTTCGCAGGCTTCCACTGCGGTCAAACTCGATTTAAATGAATCCAGTGCGATAATTATTTTCATAAATTCTCTTCGTCCTACAATGGGGAGGTTATTATTCGCCGCAGTAAAAACGACACTGATTTACACTGTAATTATTACAGTTCTGAATTATTTTTCAGATAATCGAAAACTTCATCCGCGTAACAGAACGACAAACCTGTAACAGTGTCAGCGCAGCCGTAATAAATCGCGATTCTGCCTGTTGCCGGGTCCTGCAGTGAAGCGCACGGAAAGACAACATTCGGAACATCGCCAACGCATTCATAAATTGTGCGCGGATTGAGCAGATAATCTTTGCTGCGATAGATAACCTTCCACGGCTTTTCAAGATCGAGCAAAGCGGCACCCATCTGATAAACAAAACCGTTACAGCTTGTCAGCACGCCGTGATAGAACATCAGCCAGCCTTCGGAAGTTTCGATTGGGATTGGGCCGGCACCAACCTTTGTGCACTGCCAGGTTAATTTATCGCGTTTTGGTGAGATAACATGTCTGTGGCAGCCCCAGTGAACCATGTCAGGACTTGCACTGATAAATACATCGCCGAAAGGTGTATGACCTGTATCACTCGGACGCGACAGCATTAGATATTTGCCGTTGATTTTGCGTGGGAACAAAACGCCGTTTCGATTGAACGGCAAAAATGAATTTTCCATTTGATAATATTTTTTGAAATCGTAGGTGTATGCCATTCCTATTGTATAGCCGTGATAGTTGTTGCACCACGTTACGTAATATCTGTCTTCTATCCAGCAGACTCGCGGGTCATAACTTTCGATGAAGTTTGAAATTTCCGGATCTTCGCAAATTAATTTGATTGGTTCCGGGTCAATCTGAAAATTAAAACCGTCTTTGCTGCTGCCGGCATGAATTCGCATATTTCTTGACTTGCTGTCCACGCGAAAAACGCCTGCAAAAGCGCCTTTGTAAGGAACAACCGCACTATTAAAGATACTGTTTGAACATGGAATGAGGTCTCTTGGAATAACCGGATTATTGCTGTAACGCCAAACAACGTCAGAACAGCCCTTTGGTCTGTCCTGCCATGGGATATTCGGTAAATTTTCACCTTTGATACTCATTTTAAACATAATAGTTCCAATAAATACATTATCAATTAAAGACAATAACAGCCCTAACAACAAGGCATTCTTCTGTTAATTTAAAGGTTTCCAGCTATTTATCAAGTGTAATTTTATGGCTAATCATACCTGCACGCAGAAAAAAACAGCGTTATTCTTTGTAAGCCTGTTCGACAGCTTTAATAACTCTGCGATGTGTTTCCCTATCGAGAATATCCGGCAGTAGCGAACCTTCCGGCGATATTTCCGCCAGCGTACGTGCGGCGGCCAACTGCATATCCACTGTGATGTCTTTGGCTTTGACATTAAGAGCGCCTCTGAAAAGGCCGGGGTACGCCAATGCGTTATTTATCGTTCTGCCGTCAGCGGCGACCGCTGCGCCGGCGTCCAACGCTTCTTTAACCGTTATCTCGCCGACAGGATTACTCAACGGAAAAACAAGTGCGTCTTTGGCCATTGCGGCAATCATCTCTTTTGAAACCGCGTTCGGCTGTGCAACGCCGATGAAAATATCCTTGCCCATGAACCCCTCGAGCAAACTGCACTTCTGGTTTTCCTTATTTGTAATTTCGGCCAACTGCTGTTTATGAACGTTCATCTTTTCCGTGCGGCCTCTATAAATAGCTCCGCAGGAATCATACACTACAATGTCCTTTACGCCGAATTTCAGGAGGATTTTCGTAATCGCAACGCCGGCAGCACCTGCGCCGAGCATTATAACCTTGCAGTCTTTGGCGTTTCTGCGTGTTTTCTTCAACGCATTCATCAAGGCCGCGAGCAAAACAGTTGCCGTGCCATGCTGGTCGTCGTGCATTACCGGAATATCGAGTCTGTCCTGTAATTTCTTTTCTATCTCGAAACAAGTCGGCGCGGAAATGTCCTCCAGCTGTATTGCGCCGAAGCTGCTTGCTATCGCACATACTGTTTCAATAACTTTTTCCGGGTCTTTGGAATCGACAAGAATCGGCACCGCGCTGATGTTCGCAAACTCCGCGAAGATAGCTGCTTTGCCTTCCATAACCGGCAGTGAAGGAACAACGCCAATACTTCCCAAACCCAAAACGGCCGTGCCATTGGTTACAACCGCGACTCTATCGCAAAGGCCTGTGTATTCCCATGCAGAAGACGGGTCTTCGACAATCTTCGTGCAGACAAACGCAACGCCCGGCGTGTAAAGCATTCGCAAATCCGTCAGGGTATTAATCGGTATCCTGCTTTTAATTTCAATAGCGCCGCGCCGGTGCATTTCCAAAACATCGTCAACAACACTCAAAACTTCCAGCCCTTTGACTGCTTTTATACTTTTGACTACCTGTTCCAACTGCTCTTTTTTCGAACAATAAACCTGTATGTCTCTAACTTTGGCCGTGTCTTCAACGCCTGCGGTACTTATATTTCCGATTTGCGTTTGGGTTTGACCAATTGCCGTGATCGCTTTTCCGAGCATGCCCGGCGTGTCGTCAAGTTTGCATCTTAAAGTATATATCTGCGAAGCGTGATAACGCTCCTGCCAGCTTTCTTTTACCATTTCTGTAATTTGTTTCGTCATTTTTCCGTTCCGTATCTGTTCTTTAGCTTAAAAAATGTAATTCTGTAAAACTGCCATACAATAACTGGAATTTAAATTTTTGCAAGAAAATATGCTCCTTCCTGCCTTTGACTTTCAACCGTAAAACAGGCAGGCTGCCGACAAACAGACTCAAAAAATGCTGTGCTCTCCATGGCAAATGTGGTATTCTATGTGGGGAATGGGGTGGTGGTTTGGCCGACTGTTCGGCCGTTTTTTATGCTTATCCAAAGTTCAGGTTATAAAGGCTTTTTTTATGCAGGTTGTATTGGACAAACAAACTGATTCTGACATCGAACAGCATCGGGAAAGAGGCATTAAATTCCTCTGTATCGCCACGGCGGCCGTGGGATTTACATTAACCCTTCAGATTGCGCTCAACGCAAATTTTGTAGTACAGGAAATGAATCTTAGCGGCTTTCAACAGGGTGTTCTGGAAATGTTCCGCGAAAGCTGCGGGATTTTCGCATTGGGAATTCTGGCTCTGCTTGCGGGGCTGGCAGAACCTTTGATAGGAGCAGTTATGCTTCTTTTCTTAGCCGTCGGGCTTGGCAGTTATTGTTATGTGCACAACTATTTCTGGCTGATAATCTCAAGCCTTGTCTGGAGTCAGGGACTGCATATATGGATGCCTCTTCCAAATTCGATGGGGCTTGCTCTGGCAGAACCTGGTTGTCAGGGACGGCGTATCGGCCAGATTCAGGCGGCAGGCGCGGCGGGTTCAGGTCTTGGACTTGTAGTTGCACTGGTTCTCGATTTTGCGGGGGTGCAAATTCGACCGCTGTATATCATCGCAGGCGCGGCTGCATTAATCGCTGCGGTTGCGTGTTTGTATATCCCCAGACAAATCAGAAGTGAAAAACCCAAACTGGTAATCAGACACAAGTACGGCCTTTACTATCTGCTTAATTTTCTTGAAGGCTGGCGAAAGCAGATATTTTTGGCGTTCGCGGGGTTTCTGCTGGTCAAAGTTCACGGCACTGCCCTGTCAACGATTCTCCTGCTATGGCTCATCGTGCAATCAATAGGATGGTTCAGTTCCCATGCGGTCGGCAGGCTCATCGACAAAATCGGCGAACGCAAACTGCTTATATTCTACTATGCCTGCCTGACAATTTTCTTTATCGGATACGCAGTCATACGGAACAAGTATGTCCTCTACGGAATATTTCTTGTGGACAATGCGTTTTTTGTATTTGCGATGGCCTTGACAACCTACGTCGACAGGCTCGCACCGCCAAACGAAAAGACTATGACTTTAAGCATGGGTGTGGCGATGAATCATGTCGCGGCAGTTACAATGCCGCTTGTCGGCGGAATAGCGTGGAAATATCTGGGCTACCAATGGACATTCCTAATTGGCTCGGCTGCGGCTGCGGCCAGTATCTTCGCGGTGGTACACATTCCAGAGCACACTCACCAAAACGCCCAGCCGGTTGCTGCTGTTACTGTCAGTCCGCTTGCCGGCGGTGAACCGGATTAAACTATCTCCGAAAAAATGCGAGCGGAGGGAGTCGAACCCACAAGCCCTTTCGGACACAAGGACCTAAACCTTGCGCGTCTGCCAGTTCCGCCACGCTCGCATAATAATATCTCTGTGAACTCTGTGTTCTCTGTGGCTACTTAGTAATTTCTTCGATTTTCTTTTCGGCCTTTTCCAGAATGCCGCGGCAGTACTTAATCAACTCCATGCCCTCTTCATACTGCGTTAAACTCTGCTCGAGCGGAATCTGTCCGGCCTCGATTTTGCCGACTATATCGCTCAACTTCTTGAGAGCCTGCTCAAAAGTTATGTTCTTTTCGTCTTTATTTTCAGTTTTTTCTGTCATAGTACGACATTCTACTTATAAACCCTGATTTTTGCAAGATTTTACTATTTTACCAATCAAAGCCTCGCTGATATTCTGCGGCAGATTCTCCAAAGCCATAATCCACGACATCGCCATACTCGTACCAATCAGCAGAAAAACAACCGATGTCGTTACGCCGGTCTGCAAAAGCATCTGCGGCAGTTCTTTTAGTTTGACCTCACGATAAATCGGAACAGCAAGAATAAACGAATAAAGCACAGCGACAGCCGACGCTTCTGTCGGAGTAAACCAGCCGAGTAAAATTCCACCAATCGCGATGAAAATCAAAAGCATCGGGCCGGCAGCTTCGAGCAGCATTTTTACGGTCTGTTTGAATGTGAATGTTTCGCCGTTGCCGTCGAGAGTGCCTTTGCCGGTTATTGCGATATTCTTCTGCTTATACGCGTAAATCAGCGGAGAATAATTCATACACTCCAGACCCTCCCAACGGGTGAAAACTGCCGGAAGATACATATTCGGGTCATCGGAAAATTTAATAACCGAACCTTCGGACAAATGCAGATTAATATTGCTTTTGAGATGAATTGCGCCAGTCAAAAATTCACCTGTCGGCACGACAACTCTGCCCCCGCCGGCATTGCTTGCGGCTTCGATAGTTTTTTTGAAAGCCTGTGTGCAATCAGTTTTGCCATTGCTGACGGCGCCGTAATTTGTAATATTAAAATCCTTGTCGGGAAAGACCGGATGCTTGATTCTGTTAAGTATTTTTTCCATTTGTTTCCAACCATCATTAGCAAGACAATCAGGAATGATAAAACAAAAAAGGGTAACAAATAAAACGATAGCATGGCACTTTGATTTGGCAGTCATAGCACATCCTTAAATAAATAAGAGTTGGCCGCTATTTTACTTTTTAATTACTCTGCTTTCAATTGTTTTATCGTTCGCAAGCTCGGTTATCAGTAAATCAGATTCCCGCACATCGTCGGAAGACTTCACCAGAGCGGCGGTTCGTTTATTGCGGGTAATGCTGTAGCCTCTTTGTAAAACGGATTTCGGGTTCAAGCCGGCCAGTCGGCTTTCGCGATTTGTAAGCTCAAGGTTCAATTTGTGCAAAACAGACTTGATTTGATTGTCGAATTTATTCCGCAGATTGTTGATGATGATTTTTTTATCGGCAAGCAATCTGTGCGGCTCGATTTTGAGAATTTTTTCAAAAAACGCCTGAATAAGCTGCCGTTTGTTTGCGATTAAACTTTTAACGGAATCTTTCAGTGTGCTTTCAAAATCGTCCAGCATCTGCGATTTATTCTGAATTATCGTCATTGGATTGCGAAACGCAGACGATGCGAGAATCGTGTTAAGTCTTTCTTTTGAAATTCTCAACACATTATCCGTGCTTGCTCTAATCCTGTTATCTATATTATCAATGTGCGACATCACTTCGTTAATATCCGGTACGGCCAGAACGCCTGCCTTTGTAGGCGTCGAAGCGCGAGCATCCGCGACAAGGTCTGCGATTGTAATATCAACTTCGTGTCCGACGGCACTGATAACCGGAATTTTAGAATTATAAATTGCCCTTGCCACCGGCTCTTCGTTGAATGCCCATAAATCCTCCATCGAACCGCCGCCGCGGCCAACAATCATTACGTCAATTTTTAAATCCTTATTTCTCTTGTTCACATCTTTAATAGCAAGAGCTATTTTCTCCGCGGCACCGGCTCCCTGAACAGGCACATCGTAAAACAGCAATTTACCGACCGGCCAGCGATTGCGGATACTATCGACAATGTCGTGCAGCGCAGCGCCTGATTTGCTGGTAAGAATCGCAATACGAAATGGGATTTTCGGCAAGGGTTTTTTGTGTTCGTCGTCGAACAATCCCTCGGCGGCAAGTTTTTCTTTCATCTGCTCAAAGGCAAGCTGGAGTGCGCCAACGCCGGCGGGAGTCATTGAATCGGCGTAAAACTGATACTTGCCCTGCGGCGGATAGATGTCAATGTGCCCTTTGGCGATAATCGCCAGACC from Planctomycetaceae bacterium includes:
- a CDS encoding glycerate kinase — protein: MKIIIALDSFKSSLTAVEACETVSDAIVSEYQAVKTVLKPMADGGEGTAKAMLAARGGRWIEKKVTGPLANMEVDAGFAWFDKQKEALVEMATASGIELLTPQQLNPLLATTFGTGQLIKAAAEFGAQKILLAVGGSATVDCGIGAAMALGWEFLDSNNESVGFGGKALQQVRKIIKPQSLKLPPIEVLCDVKNPLCGNNGAARIFGPQKGATPEMVEELERGMLNIANIIKKATDTDIKNIPGTGAAGGLAAGAMAFMNAKLVSGVDTIIKEIQLEKEMADADWIITGEGCFDHQSLKGKVVSGIMNIAKSTKTKIAVIAGSVLLKKNEYQKHGIETAIGCRKDGMTLEYAITNGRKLLEAASLEFAKKNL
- a CDS encoding glycoside hydrolase family 130 protein translates to MSIKGENLPNIPWQDRPKGCSDVVWRYSNNPVIPRDLIPCSNSIFNSAVVPYKGAFAGVFRVDSKSRNMRIHAGSSKDGFNFQIDPEPIKLICEDPEISNFIESYDPRVCWIEDRYYVTWCNNYHGYTIGMAYTYDFKKYYQMENSFLPFNRNGVLFPRKINGKYLMLSRPSDTGHTPFGDVFISASPDMVHWGCHRHVISPKRDKLTWQCTKVGAGPIPIETSEGWLMFYHGVLTSCNGFVYQMGAALLDLEKPWKVIYRSKDYLLNPRTIYECVGDVPNVVFPCASLQDPATGRIAIYYGCADTVTGLSFCYADEVFDYLKNNSEL
- a CDS encoding NAD-dependent malic enzyme, which translates into the protein MTKQITEMVKESWQERYHASQIYTLRCKLDDTPGMLGKAITAIGQTQTQIGNISTAGVEDTAKVRDIQVYCSKKEQLEQVVKSIKAVKGLEVLSVVDDVLEMHRRGAIEIKSRIPINTLTDLRMLYTPGVAFVCTKIVEDPSSAWEYTGLCDRVAVVTNGTAVLGLGSIGVVPSLPVMEGKAAIFAEFANISAVPILVDSKDPEKVIETVCAIASSFGAIQLEDISAPTCFEIEKKLQDRLDIPVMHDDQHGTATVLLAALMNALKKTRRNAKDCKVIMLGAGAAGVAITKILLKFGVKDIVVYDSCGAIYRGRTEKMNVHKQQLAEITNKENQKCSLLEGFMGKDIFIGVAQPNAVSKEMIAAMAKDALVFPLSNPVGEITVKEALDAGAAVAADGRTINNALAYPGLFRGALNVKAKDITVDMQLAAARTLAEISPEGSLLPDILDRETHRRVIKAVEQAYKE
- a CDS encoding MFS transporter, which codes for MQVVLDKQTDSDIEQHRERGIKFLCIATAAVGFTLTLQIALNANFVVQEMNLSGFQQGVLEMFRESCGIFALGILALLAGLAEPLIGAVMLLFLAVGLGSYCYVHNYFWLIISSLVWSQGLHIWMPLPNSMGLALAEPGCQGRRIGQIQAAGAAGSGLGLVVALVLDFAGVQIRPLYIIAGAAALIAAVACLYIPRQIRSEKPKLVIRHKYGLYYLLNFLEGWRKQIFLAFAGFLLVKVHGTALSTILLLWLIVQSIGWFSSHAVGRLIDKIGERKLLIFYYACLTIFFIGYAVIRNKYVLYGIFLVDNAFFVFAMALTTYVDRLAPPNEKTMTLSMGVAMNHVAAVTMPLVGGIAWKYLGYQWTFLIGSAAAAASIFAVVHIPEHTHQNAQPVAAVTVSPLAGGEPD
- the xseB gene encoding exodeoxyribonuclease VII small subunit, producing the protein MTEKTENKDEKNITFEQALKKLSDIVGKIEAGQIPLEQSLTQYEEGMELIKYCRGILEKAEKKIEEITK
- a CDS encoding TRAP transporter large permease subunit; amino-acid sequence: MTAKSKCHAIVLFVTLFCFIIPDCLANDGWKQMEKILNRIKHPVFPDKDFNITNYGAVSNGKTDCTQAFKKTIEAASNAGGGRVVVPTGEFLTGAIHLKSNINLHLSEGSVIKFSDDPNMYLPAVFTRWEGLECMNYSPLIYAYKQKNIAITGKGTLDGNGETFTFKQTVKMLLEAAGPMLLIFIAIGGILLGWFTPTEASAVAVLYSFILAVPIYREVKLKELPQMLLQTGVTTSVVFLLIGTSMAMSWIMALENLPQNISEALIGKIVKSCKNQGL
- the xseA gene encoding exodeoxyribonuclease VII large subunit, yielding MNFNKTYNPCYMKDSLFDLPKDPKPKPPEQPKQSEQAKVYTVSQVTALIKVCLENTLPGRLTITGQISGFRPHSSGHYYFDIKDENAVIPSVMWKSDSAKLKFRLENGLAIIAKGHIDIYPPQGKYQFYADSMTPAGVGALQLAFEQMKEKLAAEGLFDDEHKKPLPKIPFRIAILTSKSGAALHDIVDSIRNRWPVGKLLFYDVPVQGAGAAEKIALAIKDVNKRNKDLKIDVMIVGRGGGSMEDLWAFNEEPVARAIYNSKIPVISAVGHEVDITIADLVADARASTPTKAGVLAVPDINEVMSHIDNIDNRIRASTDNVLRISKERLNTILASSAFRNPMTIIQNKSQMLDDFESTLKDSVKSLIANKRQLIQAFFEKILKIEPHRLLADKKIIINNLRNKFDNQIKSVLHKLNLELTNRESRLAGLNPKSVLQRGYSITRNKRTAALVKSSDDVRESDLLITELANDKTIESRVIKK